The proteins below come from a single Parageobacillus thermoglucosidasius genomic window:
- a CDS encoding YceI family protein: MANFQLDKVHSSITFQVKHMMVAKARGEFSEFDIKVEGDIHQLESAKVTATIQAASVDTKNEDRDNHLRSADFFDVENYPTITFISDAVKKVSDHEYEVTGRLTIKDVTKTETFKVEFNGQSKNPMTGNIIAGFDVEGKINREDYGLTWNATLETGGFLVGKEVKIFGSFEFIIS; encoded by the coding sequence ATGGCAAATTTTCAATTAGACAAAGTTCATAGTTCCATAACTTTTCAGGTAAAGCATATGATGGTTGCTAAAGCAAGAGGAGAGTTCAGCGAATTTGACATTAAAGTGGAAGGGGACATCCACCAGCTCGAATCCGCAAAAGTAACGGCAACGATTCAAGCAGCTTCGGTTGATACAAAAAATGAAGACAGAGACAATCACCTTCGTTCAGCGGACTTTTTCGATGTGGAAAATTATCCGACGATTACGTTTATCAGCGATGCTGTTAAAAAAGTTTCCGATCATGAGTATGAAGTAACAGGCCGGTTAACGATCAAAGATGTGACCAAAACAGAAACATTCAAAGTCGAATTTAACGGACAGTCGAAAAATCCGATGACTGGAAACATCATCGCCGGCTTTGATGTCGAAGGAAAAATTAACCGCGAAGATTATGGCTTGACATGGAATGCGACCCTTGAAACAGGCGGATTCCTTGTTGGAAAAGAAGTAAAAATATTTGGGAGCTTTGAATTTATTATTAGCTAA
- a CDS encoding 3-hydroxyacyl-CoA dehydrogenase, with amino-acid sequence MKVGKIAVIGSGVMGQGIAYVAAVGGFQVTLHDIKREAMARALQSIQRDLEEGVRRGKLVQEEADAALRRIRLSESLTDAVKDADLVIEAVLELMDLKIDIFRQLDEICPSHTILATNTSTMSPTEIAAGTRRADRCVAMHFFNPVPKMKLAEIIRGMDTSDQTVEIVRAVAEQMGKETVEVNEFPGFVAGRISALVGNEAMYMLMEGVASAEDIDKAIKLGLGYPMGPLELADLVGLDTRLRNLEYLYKTLGEKYRPCPLLLKYVKAGRLGKKSGRGIFEYDKNGQKRPSRR; translated from the coding sequence ATGAAAGTTGGAAAGATTGCCGTAATTGGATCGGGAGTGATGGGGCAAGGAATTGCATATGTCGCCGCAGTTGGAGGATTCCAAGTGACATTGCATGACATAAAACGGGAGGCTATGGCTCGCGCCCTTCAGAGCATCCAGCGGGATTTAGAAGAAGGTGTGCGGAGAGGAAAGCTTGTGCAAGAGGAAGCGGATGCAGCGCTGAGAAGGATCCGATTGTCCGAAAGCCTCACCGATGCGGTAAAGGATGCCGATTTGGTTATCGAAGCCGTATTGGAACTGATGGATCTCAAGATTGATATTTTTCGTCAATTGGATGAGATCTGTCCATCACATACGATTCTTGCTACCAATACATCGACCATGAGTCCGACGGAAATTGCCGCTGGCACTCGCAGGGCAGACCGTTGTGTGGCAATGCATTTCTTTAATCCTGTTCCGAAAATGAAGCTCGCCGAGATTATTCGCGGCATGGATACTTCGGATCAGACAGTTGAAATTGTGCGGGCTGTCGCTGAACAAATGGGAAAGGAAACAGTCGAGGTTAATGAGTTCCCGGGATTTGTGGCAGGACGAATCAGTGCTCTTGTTGGAAACGAAGCAATGTATATGTTGATGGAGGGCGTCGCCAGCGCCGAAGATATTGACAAGGCAATCAAACTCGGACTTGGTTATCCGATGGGACCGCTCGAGCTTGCCGATCTGGTTGGATTGGACACCCGGTTGAGAAACCTTGAGTACCTGTATAAAACGCTTGGGGAGAAATACCGTCCGTGCCCGCTTTTGCTCAAGTATGTCAAAGCCGGCCGGCTGGGAAAGAAAAGTGGGCGGGGAATTTTTGAATATGATAAGAATGGTCAGAAGCGGCCGTCCAGAAGGTAA
- a CDS encoding MurR/RpiR family transcriptional regulator, giving the protein MKQLSILAKIENQMERFSRAEKKIATYIMEHAELVPNMTTKELSRNAGASEASVVRFCKAIGIGSFTALKLALVRELTIADMNINDFSIIDKKDTPYDLFNKVTYVNKAAVEATTTTIDKRELEKAAEAMVKARKILFYGVGGSAASAMDACYKFTKLGYVSVMSPDFHTMLPLVANLEEGDVFVAISTSGRTKDVLEIVRFAKKHAATVIAITKLDTSSPLYKEADIKLCLPDVEQDHRIGSMASRMTQLNIIDALYLITFHRMGSLVLDKFHETREEVVRLRR; this is encoded by the coding sequence ATGAAGCAGTTGAGCATTTTAGCAAAAATTGAAAATCAAATGGAACGATTTTCACGGGCGGAAAAAAAGATTGCAACATATATTATGGAACATGCGGAACTTGTGCCGAATATGACAACGAAGGAACTGTCAAGAAACGCGGGAGCCAGTGAGGCGAGTGTCGTGCGGTTTTGCAAAGCGATCGGCATTGGCAGCTTTACCGCGTTAAAACTGGCGCTTGTTCGTGAATTAACGATCGCGGATATGAACATTAACGATTTTTCGATCATCGACAAAAAAGATACTCCGTACGATTTATTCAATAAAGTGACCTATGTCAATAAAGCGGCGGTCGAAGCGACGACCACAACGATTGATAAACGTGAGTTGGAAAAAGCGGCAGAAGCAATGGTGAAGGCGAGAAAAATTTTATTTTATGGAGTCGGAGGTTCAGCTGCTTCCGCGATGGATGCGTGTTACAAATTTACGAAGCTTGGTTATGTGTCGGTGATGTCTCCCGATTTTCATACGATGCTTCCGCTTGTTGCCAATTTAGAGGAAGGGGATGTGTTTGTCGCGATTTCCACATCGGGAAGAACAAAAGATGTGCTGGAAATTGTGAGGTTTGCCAAAAAACATGCTGCCACGGTGATTGCCATTACCAAACTCGATACGTCGTCACCGTTGTATAAGGAGGCGGATATCAAGCTATGCCTTCCGGATGTCGAGCAAGACCATCGCATCGGAAGTATGGCATCACGAATGACACAATTGAATATTATTGACGCGCTTTATTTAATTACATTCCACCGAATGGGAAGCCTTGTTTTAGATAAATTTCATGAAACAAGAGAAGAAGTAGTCCGGTTGCGGAGATAA
- the murQ gene encoding N-acetylmuramic acid 6-phosphate etherase: protein MLERLTTEQRNNKTQNLDEMTTKEILQVMNEEDKTVAIAVSKELTQIEKLVQKVIASFRQGGRLIYMGAGTSGRLGILDAVECPPTFGTEKEMVQGLIAGGLEAFTNAVEGAEDNEELAVRDLQSIGLTEKDIVIGIAASGRTPYVISGLRYAKQIGAATGSIACNKEAEMSKYADISVEVETGPEILTGSTRLKAGTAQKMVLNMISTASMIGIGKVYKNLMVDVQATNVKLKERAKRIIMQAADVDAKTAERYYEAARGHVKTAIVMILLQCSYEEAEKRLQKANGFVRRALQ, encoded by the coding sequence TTGCTAGAACGCTTAACAACCGAACAACGAAATAACAAAACGCAGAACTTAGATGAAATGACGACGAAAGAAATTTTGCAAGTGATGAACGAAGAAGATAAAACAGTGGCGATTGCCGTTTCGAAAGAATTAACCCAAATCGAAAAACTTGTGCAAAAAGTGATTGCATCTTTCCGGCAGGGGGGCCGGCTCATTTATATGGGTGCTGGCACGAGCGGGCGCCTTGGCATTTTAGATGCGGTGGAGTGCCCGCCGACATTCGGGACGGAAAAAGAGATGGTACAAGGGTTGATCGCGGGAGGTTTGGAGGCGTTCACAAATGCGGTGGAAGGGGCGGAAGATAATGAGGAACTGGCGGTAAGAGATTTACAGTCGATCGGATTGACGGAGAAAGACATCGTTATTGGCATCGCGGCAAGCGGACGAACGCCGTATGTGATCAGCGGGCTTCGATATGCCAAACAAATCGGCGCTGCCACAGGAAGCATTGCCTGCAATAAGGAGGCGGAAATGAGCAAATATGCCGATATCAGCGTGGAAGTGGAAACAGGCCCGGAAATTTTAACAGGGTCCACCCGTCTTAAAGCAGGTACGGCACAAAAGATGGTATTAAATATGATTTCCACCGCTTCCATGATTGGAATCGGAAAAGTGTATAAAAACTTAATGGTTGACGTGCAAGCGACTAATGTTAAATTAAAAGAACGAGCCAAACGAATTATTATGCAGGCTGCCGATGTGGATGCCAAAACGGCGGAGCGATATTACGAAGCGGCACGAGGACATGTGAAAACGGCGATTGTCATGATTTTATTGCAATGCAGCTATGAAGAAGCGGAAAAGCGCCTGCAAAAAGCGAATGGATTTGTCCGCCGGGCGCTTCAGTAA
- a CDS encoding thiolase family protein gives MTGVVIVDAVRTAIGKMGGTLKNVEVDYLAAKVIDEVLKRNGIEGSEVDEVIMGQAKQSTDAPNMARVALLRAGLPVEVPGYTVHRQCGSGLQAINNAAQQIQCGLASIIVAGGAESMSTAPYYIRGARYGLEAGNGLLLDPNTESQPRSQPPEIYGKDLTMGLTAEILAEKYQISRQEQDEFAFLSQSRAAYAISSGKFENEIVPFEVKLKKEMIHFKIDEHPRLTPVEKLLTLPPVFKKDGTVTAGNSSGRNDGAAAVLVMSEIEAEKRGLKPKARILAQAVSGVSPEIMGIGPVPATRKALKMAGLQLEDIDLIELNEAFAAQSLAVIKELGLRLEKVNVNGGAIALGHPVGATGAILMTKLIHEMERRGSRYGLVTLCIGGGQGITTIVENLRR, from the coding sequence ATGACTGGAGTTGTGATTGTAGACGCTGTACGTACAGCGATCGGAAAAATGGGCGGCACGTTAAAAAATGTAGAAGTGGATTATCTAGCTGCCAAGGTGATTGACGAAGTTCTCAAGAGAAACGGAATAGAAGGCTCCGAAGTTGACGAAGTGATCATGGGGCAAGCTAAGCAAAGTACCGATGCGCCAAATATGGCTCGTGTTGCATTGCTTCGTGCGGGGCTGCCGGTGGAAGTTCCCGGGTATACGGTTCACCGCCAATGCGGATCAGGGCTACAGGCGATCAATAATGCGGCACAGCAAATTCAGTGCGGGCTTGCAAGCATCATTGTAGCAGGTGGAGCGGAAAGCATGAGCACAGCACCGTATTATATTCGAGGCGCACGGTACGGCCTTGAAGCAGGCAACGGCCTCTTGCTGGATCCGAATACAGAAAGCCAACCTCGTTCTCAACCGCCCGAAATCTATGGAAAGGATTTGACGATGGGACTCACGGCGGAAATTTTAGCTGAAAAATATCAAATCAGCCGGCAAGAGCAGGATGAATTTGCTTTCCTCAGTCAAAGCCGGGCTGCCTATGCGATTTCGTCTGGTAAATTTGAAAATGAAATTGTGCCTTTTGAGGTCAAGCTAAAAAAAGAAATGATCCATTTTAAGATTGATGAGCATCCGCGTCTGACTCCGGTTGAGAAATTACTCACCTTGCCTCCAGTCTTTAAAAAAGATGGGACGGTAACTGCCGGGAACTCCAGTGGTCGGAATGACGGTGCCGCAGCGGTTTTAGTCATGTCGGAGATAGAGGCGGAGAAACGAGGTCTTAAGCCGAAAGCACGGATCCTCGCACAGGCTGTGTCTGGAGTGTCGCCGGAAATTATGGGAATCGGGCCGGTGCCAGCGACTCGTAAGGCTTTGAAAATGGCCGGATTGCAGTTAGAAGACATTGACCTGATTGAGTTGAACGAAGCGTTTGCAGCTCAATCCCTCGCCGTCATTAAAGAATTGGGCCTGAGACTGGAAAAGGTAAACGTAAACGGCGGAGCTATCGCATTAGGGCATCCTGTTGGTGCGACCGGCGCTATCTTGATGACTAAACTGATCCATGAAATGGAGCGGCGGGGTTCGCGTTACGGACTGGTCACCCTGTGCATCGGAGGCGGTCAGGGAATCACCACCATTGTTGAAAACCTGCGGCGATAA
- a CDS encoding IclR family transcriptional regulator: protein MIAKDDKYIIQSVKQAGEILHLLSRTQHRNKKFGEIMELLKIPRTTTMRLLKTLISLGMVHYNERTQTYSLGPYLVILGSRAAEFLDYLGVVKKYLTQIEQKTGLTTVVAQRIQQDRLTYLLKEESRSQIHVTVSLGQQFPIDRGSFGKVFCAYLDDDELKKVASARYNQEFLAELAEIRRLGYATSIGEQVEGISGVAAPIFGPNSQVFLAVACIGISEQLPYSKMAMYGEFLRDMGILITQEIGGVIPNN, encoded by the coding sequence ATGATTGCGAAGGATGATAAGTACATTATTCAATCTGTAAAACAGGCCGGAGAAATACTACATTTGTTGAGCCGTACACAGCATCGGAATAAAAAATTTGGTGAAATCATGGAATTGTTGAAAATTCCGCGAACAACGACAATGCGCTTGTTGAAAACACTGATTTCACTTGGCATGGTTCATTACAACGAACGAACACAAACATATAGTCTTGGGCCTTACCTAGTTATTCTTGGTTCCAGAGCGGCAGAATTTCTTGATTATCTCGGAGTTGTGAAGAAGTATTTGACTCAAATAGAGCAAAAGACTGGACTAACTACGGTAGTAGCACAGCGTATCCAGCAAGATCGGTTAACCTACTTATTAAAAGAAGAAAGCAGGAGCCAAATACATGTTACGGTATCTTTAGGACAGCAATTTCCTATTGACCGTGGGTCCTTTGGCAAAGTGTTTTGTGCGTATCTAGATGATGACGAATTGAAAAAGGTAGCTTCCGCCCGATACAATCAAGAATTTTTAGCAGAATTGGCGGAGATTCGCCGATTAGGATACGCGACCAGTATAGGAGAACAAGTGGAAGGAATTAGTGGGGTTGCTGCCCCTATATTCGGACCGAACAGTCAAGTATTTCTTGCCGTTGCTTGTATCGGTATTTCGGAGCAACTTCCTTATTCCAAAATGGCTATGTATGGAGAATTTTTACGAGATATGGGAATTCTCATTACTCAGGAAATCGGGGGCGTCATCCCCAACAACTAA
- a CDS encoding acyl-CoA dehydrogenase family protein — MDFMLPEEIESLRQIVREFVEKEVEPIAHLIEENDEIPPKVVEKAKKMGLFGLSIPEEYGGLGLGMVGKCAIYEELGKTHNGFTTLIGAHTGIGTVGIVEMGNEEQKRRYLPKMATGEWIGAFALTEPSAGSNATNLKTTAVRKGDRYIINGSKHYITNARDAHVFTVMAVTDPNKGPKGITSFIVEKDFPGFIIGKTEKKMGLRGSHSCELFFEDLEVPVENRLGEEGEGYVNALKILANGRAGLAARNLGSCQYLLDKSVQYAMEREQFGKPIIEQQAILHMLADMAMEIETLRWMTYRVAWMTDQGMNVIKEAAMVKLYGSEVYNRVADRAVQVHGGLGYIAEYPIERFYRDARITRIYEGTSEIQRNIIGAQLIKEYRLKYSPVRR; from the coding sequence ATGGATTTCATGCTTCCGGAAGAGATTGAATCGCTGCGCCAAATTGTCAGAGAATTCGTTGAGAAAGAAGTGGAGCCTATAGCTCATCTGATTGAGGAGAATGATGAAATCCCTCCGAAAGTGGTTGAGAAAGCAAAAAAAATGGGGCTGTTCGGCCTCAGTATTCCTGAAGAGTACGGGGGGCTTGGGCTTGGCATGGTCGGAAAGTGCGCGATATACGAAGAATTAGGAAAGACACATAATGGTTTCACCACTCTGATCGGGGCGCACACCGGCATCGGCACGGTCGGCATTGTGGAAATGGGAAACGAGGAGCAGAAACGGCGTTATTTGCCGAAAATGGCAACTGGGGAATGGATCGGAGCATTTGCCCTGACAGAACCAAGCGCGGGTTCGAATGCGACTAATCTTAAAACAACCGCTGTTCGAAAAGGGGATCGTTACATCATAAACGGCTCGAAACATTACATCACCAATGCTAGGGACGCCCACGTGTTTACGGTTATGGCGGTCACTGATCCGAACAAGGGACCGAAAGGAATCACGTCCTTTATTGTTGAAAAAGACTTTCCTGGATTTATTATTGGGAAAACAGAAAAAAAGATGGGACTCCGGGGCTCCCATTCTTGTGAACTGTTCTTTGAAGACCTTGAAGTTCCTGTGGAAAACCGCTTGGGCGAAGAAGGAGAGGGGTATGTTAACGCTTTGAAAATCTTGGCCAACGGGCGTGCCGGGCTTGCCGCAAGAAACCTTGGTTCCTGCCAGTATCTGCTGGATAAATCAGTGCAATACGCAATGGAAAGAGAACAATTCGGCAAGCCGATCATCGAACAACAGGCAATCCTCCATATGTTGGCCGACATGGCGATGGAAATTGAGACGCTGCGCTGGATGACATACCGGGTGGCCTGGATGACTGATCAGGGCATGAATGTGATTAAAGAAGCAGCAATGGTGAAGCTGTATGGTTCTGAAGTATACAACCGGGTTGCGGACAGGGCTGTGCAAGTGCATGGCGGGCTTGGATATATCGCGGAATATCCGATCGAGCGTTTTTATCGAGATGCAAGAATCACAAGAATTTACGAGGGGACTTCCGAAATACAACGCAATATTATCGGAGCTCAGTTAATTAAGGAATACCGCCTTAAGTATTCACCTGTGAGAAGGTAG